In Streptomyces sp. NBC_01439, the following are encoded in one genomic region:
- a CDS encoding ATP-binding protein: MDTAIASPARPRTVHHPLPSGPQAAGEARRSAARTLALHPVRCPQETACDILLIASELATNAVRHAMPPYALTISLDRGRAGICVSDGSLSLPQRGDGHGTDDTRGRGLQIVRALGADLFVSRSPRGKQVIAVITWRDG; this comes from the coding sequence ATGGACACCGCAATCGCATCCCCGGCGCGGCCGAGGACCGTGCACCACCCCCTGCCCTCAGGGCCGCAGGCCGCCGGGGAGGCCCGCCGCAGCGCCGCGCGCACCCTGGCCCTGCACCCCGTGCGCTGCCCACAAGAGACCGCCTGCGACATCCTGCTCATCGCGTCCGAGCTCGCCACCAATGCGGTCCGGCACGCCATGCCCCCGTACGCGCTCACGATCAGCCTGGACCGCGGCCGGGCCGGCATCTGCGTCAGCGACGGCTCGCTCTCCCTGCCCCAGCGGGGCGACGGCCACGGGACCGACGACACCCGGGGGCGGGGCCTGCAGATCGTCCGGGCGCTCGGCGCGGACCTCTTCGTCAGCCGCTCGCCGCGCGGCAAGCAGGTCATCGCAGTGATCACCTGGCGGGACGGCTGA
- a CDS encoding TOBE domain-containing protein codes for MGGDGPTAGRLPADRGPDGSRAVDGVVLAAFAAERAAGMHPLPRNTTPTSVRNSFAGIVTAVRLDDVAARVEIQSGPHHVVSVVTRESVERLGITVGSTVTARVKSTEVHIALP; via the coding sequence GTGGGCGGAGACGGGCCGACTGCCGGCCGACTGCCGGCCGACCGCGGTCCGGACGGTTCCCGGGCCGTCGACGGCGTGGTCCTCGCCGCCTTTGCCGCGGAACGGGCCGCCGGAATGCACCCGTTGCCGCGCAACACCACCCCGACCTCCGTACGGAACTCCTTCGCCGGCATCGTCACCGCCGTCCGGCTCGACGACGTGGCGGCCCGGGTGGAGATCCAGTCCGGGCCGCACCACGTGGTGTCCGTGGTGACCAGGGAGTCGGTCGAGCGGCTCGGCATCACGGTCGGCTCGACCGTCACGGCCCGGGTGAAGTCCACCGAGGTCCACATCGCACTTCCGTAG
- a CDS encoding PucR family transcriptional regulator, giving the protein MHVLDLLQLDSLGLNLLWGEEALLGQEVAGVTATDLEESGRFLGPGELVLSGLVWWAEGDAAKADRFVGALADAGATALLAGEETHGRVPDEVLAACRSHRVPLLAVPARTSFRAVTEAVYLRQWGDLSRRPTRLFALPENVRGELSRLVEAGAGPDELLDRACAHLGRVSCYLLTASGRTVARTPSAPELPARQASAASARGGVWLRIETESSPYDAWQLHVPDPDAAPPRVLHEIAEVLAQSRSGQTRRLAAERLAGQELIGVLEATPAGPAPADTGALEEALAGAGLPVGGAYRVLAATSGDALAEGLRHLENATYAVGRSVAVLHEDPACATDAVGALRAVWPMLQQCGGPQPELRLGLGTRAEGLEGLRASLSQARFALTSADGAVPVRGVEQLDTLGELMAGIPPEVRTVHGTRTLGALGDGMLRETLEVFLANNCSWARTAEALHLHVNTVHYRIERVEVLTGRDLSRLDHKLDLYAALRCA; this is encoded by the coding sequence ATGCACGTCCTCGACCTGCTCCAGCTCGACAGCCTCGGACTCAACCTGCTCTGGGGCGAGGAAGCCCTTCTCGGCCAGGAGGTCGCCGGCGTCACCGCCACCGACCTGGAGGAGTCCGGCCGTTTCCTGGGGCCGGGGGAGCTCGTGCTGAGCGGGCTGGTGTGGTGGGCCGAGGGTGACGCGGCCAAGGCGGACCGCTTCGTCGGCGCGCTCGCCGACGCCGGAGCCACGGCGCTGCTGGCCGGGGAGGAGACCCACGGCAGGGTCCCGGACGAAGTCCTCGCCGCCTGCCGGAGCCACCGGGTGCCGCTGCTGGCCGTTCCCGCGCGCACCAGCTTCCGGGCCGTGACCGAAGCCGTGTACCTGCGCCAGTGGGGCGACCTGAGCCGCCGTCCGACCCGGCTCTTCGCCCTCCCCGAGAACGTGCGCGGCGAGCTGAGCCGGCTCGTGGAGGCGGGGGCCGGCCCGGACGAACTCCTGGACCGGGCGTGCGCGCACCTCGGCCGGGTGTCCTGCTACCTGCTCACCGCCAGCGGCCGCACGGTGGCCCGTACGCCGTCCGCCCCCGAGCTGCCCGCCCGGCAGGCGTCGGCCGCCTCCGCGCGCGGCGGGGTCTGGCTGCGCATCGAGACCGAGAGCTCCCCGTACGACGCCTGGCAGCTGCACGTGCCCGACCCGGACGCGGCGCCCCCGCGGGTGCTCCACGAGATCGCCGAGGTGCTCGCCCAGAGTCGGAGCGGGCAGACCCGCCGGCTCGCCGCGGAGCGGCTGGCCGGGCAGGAGCTGATCGGCGTGTTGGAAGCGACGCCCGCCGGCCCCGCCCCGGCCGACACCGGAGCCCTGGAGGAGGCGCTCGCCGGCGCCGGGCTGCCCGTCGGAGGCGCGTACCGGGTCCTGGCGGCGACCTCGGGCGACGCCCTGGCGGAGGGCCTGCGCCACCTGGAGAACGCCACGTACGCCGTGGGGCGGTCGGTCGCGGTGCTGCACGAGGACCCGGCGTGCGCGACCGACGCGGTCGGTGCGCTGCGCGCGGTGTGGCCGATGCTCCAGCAGTGCGGCGGACCGCAGCCGGAGCTCCGGCTGGGCCTCGGTACCCGGGCCGAGGGCCTGGAGGGGCTGCGCGCCTCGCTCAGCCAGGCCCGGTTCGCGCTGACCTCGGCGGACGGGGCGGTCCCGGTGCGCGGGGTCGAACAGCTGGACACCCTCGGGGAGCTGATGGCGGGGATCCCGCCGGAGGTCCGGACGGTGCACGGGACGCGGACGCTGGGGGCGCTCGGGGACGGCATGCTGCGGGAGACGCTGGAGGTCTTCCTGGCCAACAACTGCTCCTGGGCCCGTACGGCGGAGGCGCTCCACCTGCACGTGAACACGGTGCACTACCGGATCGAGCGGGTGGAGGTCCTGACGGGCCGTGACCTGTCGCGCCTCGACCACAAGTTGGACCTGTACGCGGCGCTGCGCTGTGCATGA
- a CDS encoding DUF2278 family protein, whose product MLAVGRPVLVFGEPFDTGLGVHNIHQNQGDAYGSQWWPENGIWQDGATMTRRPDGRYDVFLNKFSGQKDHTDAAGHPI is encoded by the coding sequence ATCCTCGCCGTCGGACGGCCGGTCCTGGTCTTCGGCGAACCGTTCGACACCGGGCTGGGCGTCCACAACATCCACCAGAACCAGGGCGACGCGTACGGCAGCCAGTGGTGGCCCGAGAACGGCATCTGGCAGGACGGCGCGACCATGACCCGCCGCCCCGACGGCCGCTACGACGTGTTCCTCAACAAGTTCTCCGGCCAGAAGGACCACACGGACGCAGCCGGCCACCCGATCTGA
- a CDS encoding ATP-binding cassette domain-containing protein has product MGGLDVRMREVVCRHGRVEAVSDVDLEIAAGERVALTGTNGSGKTTLLRAVLGLHRQTTGSILVGGREGRSPAEWAWRRRACAWIPQKPAAGRFPLLGAELLAASNAPAEATEAAERLGVGPLVGRPLHTLSGGQLQRMYLARAIGCIAAGAELLLADEPTAALDFDGQSEAADVLTSLPVTLIVVTHDRALADRCDRVLEMAAGHLREVR; this is encoded by the coding sequence ATGGGCGGACTGGATGTGCGCATGCGGGAGGTCGTGTGCCGGCACGGCCGGGTGGAGGCCGTCTCGGACGTCGATCTGGAGATCGCCGCCGGCGAGCGCGTGGCCCTGACCGGCACCAACGGTTCGGGCAAGACGACGCTGCTGCGCGCCGTGCTCGGTCTGCACCGTCAGACGACGGGCTCGATCCTGGTCGGCGGCCGGGAGGGCCGGTCGCCCGCCGAGTGGGCCTGGCGGCGCCGGGCCTGCGCATGGATCCCGCAGAAGCCGGCCGCCGGCCGCTTCCCCCTGCTCGGCGCCGAACTGCTGGCCGCCAGCAACGCTCCGGCGGAAGCGACCGAGGCCGCGGAGCGGCTCGGCGTGGGTCCGCTCGTCGGGCGGCCCCTGCACACCCTCTCCGGCGGCCAGTTGCAGCGGATGTACCTCGCCCGGGCGATCGGCTGCATCGCCGCGGGAGCCGAGCTGCTCCTGGCGGACGAGCCGACCGCCGCCCTCGACTTCGACGGGCAGTCGGAGGCCGCGGACGTCCTCACCTCCCTGCCGGTGACCCTCATCGTGGTGACGCACGACCGGGCGCTGGCGGACCGCTGCGACCGGGTGCTGGAGATGGCCGCGGGCCACCTGCGGGAGGTCCGGTGA
- a CDS encoding metal ABC transporter permease, with amino-acid sequence MNLAVHLATADLGQLLQLLPVQRAGAALLLAAIGLPVIGVIIVGLDIMPVRFAMMHVALLGIAVGLLTGLDPMLCALVACALAGAGVAPLARTPDGLSGAMGLLMSLAIAAALLLLAVSGVNASGAFALLWGSILSVGTADLVVLGVLAVVVPGLFWWRRREIGLLLYDRELAQCSGVPVRALTAALLVLVAIAVAGAIKLTGALLVDALTLLPALAARRLGSSLKSITFWAVGIGVAVNLTGFLLALWLDWPPGPVLVLTAGALVLAVHFIPERRISSWRAPASVSLPSSH; translated from the coding sequence GTGAACCTCGCCGTGCACCTGGCCACCGCCGACCTCGGCCAACTGCTTCAGCTGCTGCCAGTACAACGGGCCGGCGCGGCCCTGCTGCTGGCCGCGATCGGCCTGCCGGTCATCGGCGTGATCATCGTCGGGCTCGACATCATGCCGGTGCGGTTCGCGATGATGCACGTCGCCCTGCTGGGCATCGCCGTCGGATTGCTCACCGGACTCGACCCCATGTTGTGCGCGCTGGTGGCCTGCGCGCTGGCCGGCGCGGGCGTGGCCCCGCTCGCCCGGACCCCCGACGGCTTGTCGGGGGCGATGGGCCTGCTGATGAGCCTGGCCATCGCGGCGGCGCTGCTCCTGCTGGCCGTGTCGGGGGTCAACGCATCAGGGGCCTTCGCCCTGTTGTGGGGGTCGATCCTCTCGGTGGGCACGGCCGACCTCGTCGTCCTGGGCGTGCTGGCCGTCGTCGTACCGGGCCTGTTCTGGTGGCGGCGGCGCGAGATCGGCCTGTTGCTGTACGACCGCGAGCTCGCCCAGTGTTCCGGCGTACCGGTGCGGGCGCTGACCGCCGCACTGCTGGTCCTGGTCGCCATCGCGGTCGCCGGGGCGATCAAACTGACCGGCGCGCTGCTCGTCGACGCCCTGACCCTGCTGCCCGCACTCGCCGCCCGCCGCCTGGGCAGCTCACTGAAGTCGATCACTTTCTGGGCGGTCGGCATCGGCGTGGCGGTGAATCTGACGGGGTTCCTGCTGGCCCTGTGGCTGGACTGGCCGCCCGGCCCGGTCCTCGTCCTGACCGCGGGGGCACTGGTCCTCGCGGTGCATTTCATACCCGAACGGAGAATCAGCTCATGGCGCGCACCCGCGTCCGTATCCCTTCCCTCCTCGCACTGA
- a CDS encoding metal ABC transporter solute-binding protein, Zn/Mn family, with product MARTRVRIPSLLALSAALALTAACGNNPSPQDAKSQDGAQPQAKKPVVVVTTTWEGAFAKAAGAEDVKVIVPQSVHHAPDYDPKPSDLAAVAKADFVLYAPFEPYAAKIKEAAGSKAKLVEVELDNDPTKVSAEVARLAGLFGTPEAATQWKTGFDTEYSKLNKDVQASWPGGKAPSVVSQVFTTWAAKLAGATPVGTYGPEAVTPAQLAELAAKKPELVLDNAHMSTGTVLPDSGAKQVKIVNYPGEDLDLLAVYRNAAAELKKAMGGS from the coding sequence ATGGCGCGCACCCGCGTCCGTATCCCTTCCCTCCTCGCACTGAGCGCGGCGCTCGCTCTGACCGCCGCCTGCGGCAACAACCCTTCCCCCCAGGACGCGAAGTCCCAGGACGGCGCGCAGCCGCAGGCCAAGAAGCCGGTCGTGGTCGTCACCACCACCTGGGAGGGCGCCTTCGCCAAGGCCGCGGGCGCCGAGGACGTCAAGGTCATCGTGCCGCAGTCCGTCCACCACGCCCCGGACTACGACCCCAAGCCGTCGGACCTCGCCGCCGTGGCCAAGGCCGACTTCGTGCTCTACGCGCCCTTCGAGCCGTACGCCGCGAAGATCAAGGAGGCCGCGGGCTCCAAGGCGAAGCTGGTCGAGGTGGAACTCGACAACGATCCCACCAAGGTGTCCGCCGAAGTCGCCCGGCTCGCCGGCCTGTTCGGCACCCCCGAGGCCGCCACGCAGTGGAAGACCGGCTTCGACACCGAGTACTCGAAGCTGAACAAGGACGTCCAGGCCTCCTGGCCGGGCGGCAAGGCCCCCTCCGTCGTCAGCCAGGTCTTCACCACCTGGGCCGCAAAGCTCGCGGGCGCCACCCCCGTGGGCACCTACGGCCCCGAGGCCGTGACCCCGGCGCAGCTGGCCGAACTCGCTGCGAAGAAGCCGGAACTGGTGCTCGACAACGCGCACATGTCCACCGGCACGGTGCTGCCCGACTCCGGCGCCAAGCAGGTGAAGATCGTCAACTATCCGGGCGAGGATCTGGACCTGCTGGCGGTCTACCGCAACGCCGCGGCCGAGCTGAAGAAGGCCATGGGCGGCTCCTGA
- a CDS encoding MerR family transcriptional regulator, with amino-acid sequence MDSDALQSIGDLSRRTGLTVKTIRFYSDQGIVPPTGRSPAGYRRYGLDALARLDLVRTLRDLGLDLATVRRVLDREVSLPDVAAAHANALDVQIRTLRLRRAVLRAVARRGPTPLEMDLMHRLATLSQAERRLLVSGFVDDAFEVPHSNPEFETLMRSVTPELPDDPTPEQVEAWVELAELCQDEDFRAVLRRTAEEQAEEPDRQDAGTLHHALNRAMRERIAEAVSAGLVPPSAGGTFLADSLGGLYAHAFECADDGDLRRWLLARLRTTADPRAERYWQLLAVVNGWPASPTLAPVYAWFTTVFAKGDADHEKGLTR; translated from the coding sequence ATGGACAGCGACGCGCTCCAATCCATCGGAGACCTATCCCGCCGGACCGGCCTCACCGTGAAGACCATCCGGTTCTATTCCGACCAGGGCATCGTCCCCCCGACCGGCCGCAGCCCGGCGGGCTACCGCCGCTACGGCCTCGACGCGCTCGCCCGCCTGGACCTCGTCCGTACCCTGCGCGATCTCGGGCTCGACCTCGCGACCGTCCGCCGGGTCCTGGACCGGGAGGTATCCCTGCCGGACGTCGCAGCAGCGCACGCCAACGCCCTGGACGTGCAGATCCGTACCCTGCGCCTGCGCCGGGCCGTGCTCCGCGCGGTCGCCAGACGCGGCCCCACCCCCCTGGAGATGGACCTCATGCACCGACTCGCCACGCTCTCCCAGGCAGAACGACGCCTCCTCGTCTCCGGATTCGTCGACGACGCCTTCGAAGTCCCCCACTCCAACCCGGAGTTCGAGACCCTGATGCGATCCGTCACGCCCGAGCTCCCCGACGATCCGACGCCCGAACAGGTCGAGGCCTGGGTGGAACTCGCCGAACTCTGTCAGGACGAGGACTTCCGTGCCGTGCTGCGCCGCACGGCCGAGGAACAGGCCGAAGAACCCGACCGGCAGGACGCCGGCACCCTGCACCACGCCCTCAACCGGGCGATGCGCGAACGGATCGCCGAGGCCGTGTCCGCCGGCCTCGTGCCCCCTTCGGCGGGCGGCACGTTCCTGGCCGACTCGCTGGGCGGCCTCTACGCCCACGCCTTCGAGTGCGCCGACGACGGCGACCTGCGCCGCTGGCTCCTCGCCCGCCTACGGACCACCGCCGACCCCCGTGCCGAGCGCTACTGGCAACTCCTGGCGGTGGTCAACGGCTGGCCCGCGTCGCCTACGCTCGCCCCCGTGTACGCATGGTTCACCACGGTCTTCGCCAAGGGCGACGCCGACCACGAGAAGGGCCTGACACGATGA
- a CDS encoding class I adenylate-forming enzyme family protein, with the protein MTADRLVLHDLLPAELRRSWVVDGTCPDLDLYSLFRARQIADLHRTAVIDAKGKLCYTALDRKVRCLATGLRDLGIGPGDVVGVQLPNDRFAVIADLALAALGAIALPFPVGRGVLEAECLLRRAEAVAVIAATEHRDFRHAADLSTLAPSLPALRHVIAAGPGTMPEGTIRLSGLLRSDPSGFVPARPDPDSAARILVSSGSEAEPKMIAYSHNALAGGRGNFLASLIPDRTPPSCLFLVPLASAFGSNGTAVTLARHGGTLVLLDHFSPDAAIAAVREHRPTHVLGVPTMVRMMLERLDGTDEELPAPTALVLGGAPLDETTAAAAARAFGCPVVNLYGSADGVNCHTGLGNTVPPTDGSGVVAGHPDPRVAEIRIADPDTHEPLPDGAVGEIISRGPMTPLCYVGAPDLDARYRTPDGWVRTGDLGYLDSDSVLHVVGRLKDIVIRGGANISPAEVERELTAHPQVRDVACIGVPDPLMGERLAACVVPRAGQALTLASLGEHLTRRGLERSKHPERLLLIAELPLTAAGKPDRAALRERLAATASMAPPLAQAG; encoded by the coding sequence ATGACCGCCGACAGGCTCGTACTGCACGACCTGCTGCCCGCCGAACTCCGCCGTTCCTGGGTGGTCGACGGGACCTGCCCCGACCTCGACCTCTACAGCCTCTTCCGGGCACGCCAGATCGCCGACCTGCACCGCACGGCCGTCATCGACGCCAAGGGCAAGCTCTGCTACACCGCGCTGGACCGCAAGGTCCGATGTCTGGCCACCGGCCTGCGGGACCTGGGGATCGGCCCGGGCGACGTGGTTGGCGTGCAACTCCCCAACGACCGCTTCGCCGTCATCGCCGATCTCGCGCTCGCCGCGCTCGGCGCGATCGCCCTTCCCTTCCCGGTGGGCCGGGGCGTCCTGGAAGCGGAGTGCCTGCTGCGCCGTGCCGAGGCCGTCGCCGTCATCGCCGCCACCGAGCACCGGGACTTCCGGCACGCGGCGGATCTGAGTACGCTCGCCCCGTCGCTTCCGGCCCTGCGCCACGTGATTGCCGCCGGCCCCGGAACCATGCCTGAAGGAACGATTCGGCTATCGGGGTTGCTGCGGTCCGACCCCAGCGGATTCGTTCCTGCCCGACCCGATCCCGACAGCGCCGCACGCATCCTCGTGTCCTCCGGCTCCGAGGCCGAGCCGAAGATGATCGCGTACTCGCACAACGCGCTGGCCGGTGGGCGCGGGAACTTCCTCGCCTCCCTCATCCCCGACCGCACCCCGCCGAGCTGCCTCTTCCTCGTGCCACTGGCGTCCGCCTTCGGGTCCAACGGCACCGCCGTCACCCTCGCCCGGCACGGCGGCACCCTCGTCCTGCTCGACCACTTCAGCCCGGACGCGGCGATCGCGGCGGTGCGCGAGCACCGGCCGACGCACGTCCTCGGCGTGCCCACCATGGTCCGCATGATGCTCGAACGCCTCGACGGGACGGACGAGGAGCTGCCCGCGCCCACCGCACTGGTCCTCGGCGGCGCGCCGCTCGACGAGACCACCGCGGCCGCCGCGGCCCGGGCCTTCGGCTGCCCCGTGGTCAACCTCTACGGTTCCGCCGACGGGGTCAACTGCCACACGGGGCTCGGCAACACGGTGCCGCCCACCGACGGATCCGGGGTGGTCGCGGGCCATCCCGACCCCCGGGTCGCCGAGATCCGCATCGCCGACCCCGACACGCACGAACCGCTGCCCGACGGCGCCGTGGGCGAGATCATCTCGCGCGGACCGATGACCCCGCTGTGCTACGTGGGCGCGCCCGACCTGGACGCCCGCTACCGCACGCCCGACGGCTGGGTCCGCACCGGTGACCTCGGGTACCTCGACTCCGACAGCGTCCTGCACGTCGTGGGCCGCCTCAAGGACATCGTCATCCGGGGCGGCGCCAACATCAGCCCGGCGGAGGTGGAACGCGAACTCACCGCGCACCCCCAGGTCCGGGACGTGGCCTGCATCGGGGTGCCGGACCCGCTGATGGGGGAGAGGCTGGCGGCCTGCGTGGTGCCGCGTGCAGGACAGGCCCTCACCCTCGCCTCCCTCGGTGAACACCTCACGCGGCGCGGGCTGGAGCGGAGCAAGCACCCCGAGCGGCTGCTCCTGATCGCCGAACTGCCCCTGACGGCGGCCGGCAAACCGGACCGCGCGGCCCTGCGCGAGCGCCTCGCGGCGACCGCCTCGATGGCTCCGCCGCTCGCCCAGGCGGGATGA
- a CDS encoding CoA transferase has product MASPATTQTVRPLDTLRFDTSGPPQIASVIADHLRQLGARTDRPAPGDASSGAATGTAGTTLTGGGFDPVCASATWADPLSGLADEATVQAATGIMAVHGRRDGTPRGLAVDYAATATGVLAVQGLLAALVGQARGGAARAVTTSADRAGLLAVSQYLAAAGADEGEAVELAAGGPPFTSADGILFELETLDAGAWAAFWKALEAPAEALRVGWRPFQFRYATACAPFPAALHLTARSHTWERIRRAAAASGTEVCALHPLAERAAEHDGAAPWSLTRSATGRLTARSARLPGAAHDGGPLAGLTVLEAGRRIQAPLAAHLLGLLGADVIRIEPPGGDPLRGMPPACSGISARWLALNRGKRAVEIDIKKEADRLRLRELAAGADVFLHNWAPGKAAELGLDSEDLARVNPALVYAYTSGWADRIEDAPMGTDFMVQARTGVGEAVRPEGEAPAPSLMTLLDVLGGLLGAEAVLAGLLLRERSGHGVRVDSSLLGAADTLIAPALRRAARGENPRRPAGFRLPRPTADGWLAPTDADARAVAAHDLGGLSTAEALARLHEHGLTATAVTTELSDLHHDPRFSGSISRDAHGAPAVPDPWSFV; this is encoded by the coding sequence ATGGCGTCACCAGCAACCACGCAGACGGTCCGGCCGCTCGACACACTGCGTTTTGACACCTCGGGGCCCCCGCAGATCGCGAGCGTCATCGCCGACCACCTGCGGCAGCTCGGCGCACGGACGGACCGTCCCGCACCGGGGGACGCGTCCAGCGGCGCCGCCACCGGTACCGCGGGCACCACGCTCACAGGCGGCGGTTTCGACCCGGTGTGCGCGAGCGCCACCTGGGCGGATCCCCTGAGCGGGCTCGCCGACGAGGCCACGGTGCAGGCCGCCACCGGCATCATGGCCGTACACGGCCGGCGCGACGGCACCCCGCGCGGTCTCGCCGTCGACTACGCGGCCACCGCCACCGGGGTCCTGGCCGTACAGGGCCTGCTCGCGGCTCTCGTGGGCCAGGCCCGCGGCGGCGCCGCCCGCGCGGTCACCACCAGCGCGGACCGGGCGGGCTTGCTCGCGGTCTCCCAGTACCTGGCGGCCGCCGGTGCCGACGAGGGCGAGGCCGTCGAACTGGCGGCGGGAGGACCTCCGTTCACCTCCGCCGACGGCATCCTCTTCGAACTGGAGACGCTCGATGCGGGTGCCTGGGCGGCCTTCTGGAAGGCCCTCGAGGCGCCTGCGGAGGCCCTGCGGGTCGGCTGGCGACCCTTCCAGTTCCGCTACGCCACCGCCTGCGCCCCCTTCCCGGCGGCCCTCCACCTCACGGCCCGGTCCCACACCTGGGAGCGGATCCGCCGGGCCGCGGCCGCATCCGGCACCGAAGTGTGCGCCCTGCACCCGCTCGCGGAGCGGGCCGCGGAACACGACGGCGCCGCCCCCTGGTCCCTGACCCGGTCGGCCACCGGACGACTCACCGCCCGCTCGGCCCGGCTGCCCGGCGCGGCACACGACGGCGGACCACTGGCCGGGCTGACCGTGCTGGAAGCGGGCCGCCGCATCCAGGCACCGCTCGCGGCGCACCTGCTCGGGCTCCTCGGCGCCGACGTGATCCGGATCGAACCCCCGGGCGGCGACCCGCTGCGCGGCATGCCCCCGGCCTGTTCCGGGATCTCGGCGCGCTGGCTCGCCCTCAACCGGGGCAAGCGGGCCGTGGAGATCGACATCAAGAAGGAAGCCGACCGCCTACGGCTGCGGGAGCTGGCGGCCGGGGCCGACGTCTTCCTGCACAACTGGGCGCCGGGCAAGGCCGCCGAGCTCGGCCTCGACTCCGAGGACCTCGCACGGGTCAATCCCGCGCTCGTCTACGCGTACACCAGCGGCTGGGCCGACCGGATCGAGGACGCCCCCATGGGCACCGACTTCATGGTCCAGGCCCGTACGGGCGTCGGCGAGGCCGTCCGCCCCGAGGGCGAGGCCCCGGCACCCTCGCTGATGACCCTGCTCGACGTACTGGGCGGACTGCTCGGCGCCGAGGCCGTCCTCGCCGGACTGCTGCTGCGCGAGCGCAGCGGCCACGGCGTACGGGTGGACTCCTCCCTGCTCGGCGCGGCCGACACGCTGATCGCGCCCGCCCTGCGCCGGGCGGCCCGCGGCGAGAACCCCCGGCGGCCGGCCGGATTCCGGCTCCCACGGCCGACGGCGGACGGTTGGCTCGCGCCCACCGACGCCGACGCCCGCGCCGTGGCCGCCCACGACCTGGGCGGCCTGTCCACGGCCGAGGCCCTGGCCCGGCTGCACGAGCACGGGCTGACCGCGACCGCGGTCACCACCGAGCTGTCCGACCTGCACCACGATCCGCGCTTCTCCGGCTCGATCAGCCGTGACGCGCACGGCGCCCCCGCAGTCCCCGACCCCTGGAGCTTCGTATGA